The Pleuronectes platessa chromosome 11, fPlePla1.1, whole genome shotgun sequence genome includes a window with the following:
- the isca2 gene encoding iron-sulfur cluster assembly 2 homolog, mitochondrial encodes MSFVRGALITASKSTMWSFARSSTLLNNLRVNQQLQRLPTNTPAGLQRLSSASAQQQPSVSNPPEVLLTESCVKRLGEIMVKGEYLRIHVEGGGCSGFQYKFSVDGSRNEDDRVFEQGGVGVIVDQDSLEFVKGSTVDFSQELIRSAFLVLKNPQADHGCSCGSSFSVKL; translated from the exons ATGTCATTCGTCAGAGGAGCCTTGATAACTGCGTCAAAGTCAACAATGTGGAGCTTCGCTAG GTCATCGACTCTGCTGAACAACCTCCGTGtgaaccagcagctgcagcggcTGCCCACCAACACCCCAGCGGGGCTCCAGCGCCTCAGCAGCGCCTCAGCCCAGCAGCAACCGTCGGTGTCAAATCCACCTGAAGTGCTCCTCACTGAGTCATGCGTGAAG AGGTTGGGGGAGATCATGGTGAAGGGCGAGTACTTGAGAATACACGTGGAGGGAGGAGGCTGCTCCGGGTTCCAGTACAAGTTCTCTGTGGATGGTAGCAGGAATGAAGACGACAG AGTGTTTGAGCAGGGAGGCGTGGGCGTCATCGTGGACCAGGACAGCCTGGAGTTTGTGAAGGGGTCCACTGTGGACTTCAGCCAGGAGCTGATACGCTCCGCCTTCCTAGTGCTCAAGAATCCTCAAGCCGATCACGGCTGCTCCTGTGGTAGCTCCTTCTCCGTCAAACTATAA